The region GGCGAAGCTGGCCGAGCGGCGGATCGAGCCGTACACGCTGACGGTGCGGGAGGGCGGGCGGGAGCGGCTGGGTCCGTTCGAGTGCGAGTTCTTCGCGGTCAACCACTCGATCCCGGACGCGCTCGCGGTGGCCATCCGTACCCCGGCCGGTCTGGTGCTGCACACCGGTGACTTCAAGATGGACCAACTTCCGCTCGATGGGCGCCTGACCGACCTGGCCGGCTTCGCCCGGCTCGGTGCCGAGGGCGTCGACCTGCTCCTCTCCGATTCGACCAACGCGGAGATCCCCGGTTTCGTGACGCCGGAGCGGGAGATCGGCCCGATCCTCGGCTCGATCTTCGGCAAGGCGCGCGGCCGGATCATCGTGGCGTCGTTCGCCTCGCACGTGCACCGGGTGCAGCAGGTGCTCGACGCGGCCACCGAGTACAACCGCAAGGTGGCCCTGATCGGCCGCTCGATGGTGCGCAACATGGGCATCGCCCGCGACCTCGGGCTGCTCCAGATCCCGCCGGGCCTGGTGGTCGGGCTGGACGAGGCAACCACGTTGCCGCCGAACCAGATCGTGTTCATGTCGACCGGTTCGCAGGGCGAGCCGATGAGCGCGCTCGGCCGGATGGCCACCGGCGACCACCGGCACATCACGGTGGCGTCCGGCGACACCGTCGTGCTGGCCAGTTCGCTGGTGCCGGGCAACGAGACCTCGGTCTACCGGGTGATCAACCGGCTGTCCCGCGCCGGTGCGACCGTCATCCACAAGGACGTCGCGAAGGTGCACGTCTCCGGGCACGCCCCGGCCGGTGAGCTGCTCTACCTGCTCAACGTCGTACGCCCGAGCAACCTGTTGCCGGTGCACGGCGAGTGGCGGCACCTGCGGGCGCACGCCCGGCTGGGCATCGAGTCCGGTGTTGCCGCCGACCGGGTGGTGATCGCCGAGGACGGCGACGTGGTCGATCTGGTCGAGGGCCGCGCCACGCTCGTCGGCCACGTGCAGAGCCGGTACGTCTACGTCGACGGTCTCGCCGTCGGTGACGTGAACGAGTCGCTGCTCACCGAGCGGCGGATGCTCGGCGACGGCGGTTTCATCGCCGCGACCGTGGTGGTCGACTCGGTGACCGGCAAGGTCGTCGGCGGTCCCACCGTCTCCGCGAAGGGCTTCTCCGACGACCCGGACGCGTTCAACCCGGTGATCCCGCTGATCACCGAGGCGCTGAGCCGGGCCGCGACGGAGGGCATCACCGATCCGCACCAGCTCCAGCAGATCGTCCGCCGTACGGTCGGGCGCTGGGTGAACGACGCGTACCGCCGCCGCCCGATGATTGTTCCCAACGTCGTCGAGGTCTGACCCGAACCGTTTCGAGATCCGGGGTGACGTGGCAGCTGCCGCGTCACCCCGTTTTCATGATCAACCGGCTGTGTCGGGCCGAACTCTTCGGATCACGGAGGGGCGTCAGTCGGCGTTGAACCAGCCGGGGACGTCCAGGGGGAAGGTTTCGGACGGGGTGAGGGTGCGTAGGTCGGTTTCGAACCCGCGGAGGCGGTCGGGGCCGAGTGTGGTGGCCCAGCGGGCGCGGATTTGGTCGAAGATGCGTGCCGACCGGACGAGCGAGTCGACGCCGCGTTCGGTGAGGCGTACGACCCTGCGGCGGGCGTCGCGCGGGTCGGACTCGCGTACGACGTAGCCGAGGCGTTCCAGCCCGTCGATGGTCTTGCCGGCGGCCTGTTTCGAGACGCCGAGCCGTCGGCCGAGTTCGGCCGCGGTGGTGCCGTCGGGGCCGATGGCCTGGAAGACGAAGCCGTGCATGGGTCGCAGGTCGGGGTGACCCTGCCGGGCGAGTTGTGTGTGCAGCTCGTCAATCATGAGACGGAAGCCCTGGAACAGCCGCAGCGGCAGCTCATAACCAGGCATCTCGCCGGGCATCTCGTGGCCGGGCAGCTCACCGGACAGCTCACTTGACACGGTCGACAACCTGGTTAACTATTTCGACAACCACGTTGTCTAATCTAGGGGATCCGTCCATGCCTGTCATCCGCCACGCCGAGAGCCGCCGTACCGAGACCCCGAACGCGACCATGACCACCCTCGCCTCACCCGCCCAGGGCGGCGCCGGCCAGCTCGTCTGGCGGGTCGACATGGGCGCCGGCCAGGCCGGTCCGCTGCACGGCATCGACACCGAGCAGGTCTGGACCGTGCTGACCGGCGCCGCCACCGTCGAACTCGCCGACGAGGCGTACGTCATCGAGCCCGGCGACACGCTCGTCATCCCGGCCGACGCCCCGCGCCGGGTAGCCGCCGCCCCGGACGGGTTCGCCGCCGTCGTGGTGGCACCGGTCGGGATGCGGGCGTACCGGCTCGACGCCGCGGTGGTGGCTGCGCACTGTGCCGTACCGGACGGGGACAAGCTCGTGCCGGCCTGGGTGGTCTGAGTCGGGCGGGGCGGGGTGCGGATCGAGCGCGAGTGTCGACGTACCGGTGGATCGTGGATCCGGCCGACGAACCGTGCGTCGACGGTGGAGCGACCAGCCGGCGCTCAATCGCGCGGTATGCCCTTTGTTCCCGATGGTTCCAGGAACTCGACCCGTGCGCCCGCCAGGCACCGTTCCTTTTCCGCGTGAAAGCGTACGACGTGCGGTTGACGCTCGTGTGATTCGAACGCCTCCCGGTCCCGGTAGACCTCGTAGAAGACTCGGGCGAGCGGTTCGTCCTCGATCCGATGGGTCGCATAGACGAGCGTGCCCGGTTCGCTGCTTTCGATCAGGGGCAGAGTCTCCGAAGCCAGCCGGTCAAACTCAACCGCAGCCTCATCATCCAAAAGCTCGAACCGAACCACCAGCGCAAACATCAACCATCCCCACTCAGCCCCCACCACCGTACCCGCCCCGCCCGCGCCCGCCCGCCCCCCACTGCCGTTGATCATGAAGTTAACGCGGACATTTCGGACTGGAATCTGCGCTAACTTCATGATCAACGGCAGTGGGCGGGGGTGGGGCGGGGGTGGGGCGGGGTGGGTGGGCGGGTGGGGGTTAGTTTGTTAGGGTTTG is a window of Micromonospora sp. NBC_01699 DNA encoding:
- a CDS encoding cupin domain-containing protein, giving the protein MPVIRHAESRRTETPNATMTTLASPAQGGAGQLVWRVDMGAGQAGPLHGIDTEQVWTVLTGAATVELADEAYVIEPGDTLVIPADAPRRVAAAPDGFAAVVVAPVGMRAYRLDAAVVAAHCAVPDGDKLVPAWVV
- a CDS encoding putative quinol monooxygenase, which encodes MINGSGGRAGAGGAGTVVGAEWGWLMFALVVRFELLDDEAAVEFDRLASETLPLIESSEPGTLVYATHRIEDEPLARVFYEVYRDREAFESHERQPHVVRFHAEKERCLAGARVEFLEPSGTKGIPRD
- a CDS encoding ribonuclease J, translated to MSQPQARELQLPPPLPVGGLRVTPLGGLGAIGRNMTVFEYDGKLLVVDCGVLFPDVEQPGVDLILPDFAPILDRLEDVQAIVLTHGHEDHIGAVPYLLAHKPDIPLVGSQFTLALVEAKLAERRIEPYTLTVREGGRERLGPFECEFFAVNHSIPDALAVAIRTPAGLVLHTGDFKMDQLPLDGRLTDLAGFARLGAEGVDLLLSDSTNAEIPGFVTPEREIGPILGSIFGKARGRIIVASFASHVHRVQQVLDAATEYNRKVALIGRSMVRNMGIARDLGLLQIPPGLVVGLDEATTLPPNQIVFMSTGSQGEPMSALGRMATGDHRHITVASGDTVVLASSLVPGNETSVYRVINRLSRAGATVIHKDVAKVHVSGHAPAGELLYLLNVVRPSNLLPVHGEWRHLRAHARLGIESGVAADRVVIAEDGDVVDLVEGRATLVGHVQSRYVYVDGLAVGDVNESLLTERRMLGDGGFIAATVVVDSVTGKVVGGPTVSAKGFSDDPDAFNPVIPLITEALSRAATEGITDPHQLQQIVRRTVGRWVNDAYRRRPMIVPNVVEV
- a CDS encoding MarR family winged helix-turn-helix transcriptional regulator; amino-acid sequence: MSSELSGELPGHEMPGEMPGYELPLRLFQGFRLMIDELHTQLARQGHPDLRPMHGFVFQAIGPDGTTAAELGRRLGVSKQAAGKTIDGLERLGYVVRESDPRDARRRVVRLTERGVDSLVRSARIFDQIRARWATTLGPDRLRGFETDLRTLTPSETFPLDVPGWFNAD